The Halobacteriovoraceae bacterium genome includes a region encoding these proteins:
- a CDS encoding tRNA-dihydrouridine synthase yields the protein MFYINFKKYNDMFSEQLQNKIDPILKRRNSISLGRIHFDSPLLLAPMSAICNVPFRLLMEKLGAGGTVSELISCHGIQHRNDRTLHMLKIDPREKNIGIQIFGEDKNAMSYAAAFAQDFGPKFIDINMGCPVRKVVSKGGGSALLQDTSKLGDFFSTIKKEIQIPLTIKIRTGWDEASINAHEIIHIAKEEGIEFVAVHGRTRTQQYKGQANWNYLETLAQLSPLPIIGNGDLHSAKVTRQRLIQTSCQALMLGRGPLRNPFIFLESFLSEQEVSPFGPRDYLEIIECLLELTKEYAFKERAVLVQMRKHIVWFAAGLKNVAIFRNDLFKAPDLKETMRITRDYFMSLGDNAFKKINYDESFMSSGHG from the coding sequence ATGTTTTATATTAATTTTAAAAAGTATAACGATATGTTTAGCGAACAGTTACAGAATAAAATAGATCCAATTCTAAAAAGAAGAAATTCAATTTCTTTAGGAAGAATTCATTTTGACTCACCTCTATTGCTCGCACCGATGTCGGCAATTTGTAACGTGCCATTTCGCTTACTGATGGAAAAATTGGGAGCAGGAGGAACTGTAAGTGAGCTTATTTCATGTCATGGCATACAACATAGAAATGATCGAACACTTCATATGCTAAAGATAGACCCAAGAGAGAAAAATATTGGTATTCAAATTTTTGGTGAAGATAAAAATGCAATGTCATATGCTGCTGCATTTGCTCAGGATTTTGGGCCAAAGTTTATAGATATAAATATGGGCTGCCCTGTGCGAAAGGTTGTATCTAAGGGAGGAGGCTCGGCGCTATTGCAAGACACTAGTAAATTGGGTGATTTTTTTTCGACGATAAAAAAGGAAATCCAAATTCCTTTGACGATAAAGATTAGAACTGGTTGGGATGAAGCTTCAATCAATGCTCATGAAATAATTCACATAGCGAAAGAAGAAGGAATTGAATTTGTTGCTGTACATGGACGAACAAGAACGCAACAATATAAAGGGCAAGCAAATTGGAACTACCTTGAAACCTTAGCTCAATTATCGCCTCTTCCTATAATTGGTAATGGAGACTTACATAGTGCTAAAGTAACAAGGCAGAGATTGATTCAAACTTCATGTCAAGCTTTGATGTTAGGTAGAGGGCCCCTAAGAAATCCGTTTATTTTTTTAGAAAGTTTTCTTAGTGAGCAAGAAGTCTCTCCTTTTGGGCCAAGAGATTATCTTGAAATCATTGAGTGCCTATTAGAATTAACAAAAGAATATGCATTCAAAGAAAGGGCCGTCTTAGTGCAAATGAGAAAGCATATCGTATGGTTTGCGGCAGGGTTGAAAAATGTGGCCATTTTTAGAAATGATTTGTTTAAGGCGCCTGATCTAAAAGAGACGATGAGAATTACGAGAGATTATTTTATGTCTCTTGGAGATAATGCGTTTAAAAAAATTAATTATGATGAATCATTTATGTCGTCCGGACATGGCTAG
- the ffh gene encoding signal recognition particle protein, with translation MFDQLSDKFSDAFKNISGKGKISQSNIEDTLKIVRTALLEADVNFKVVKSFINNVKEKSLGEKVIRGVNPGEQFIKIVHDELAHVMGEEHQGPNLDREGILPFLIVGLNGQGKTTFSGKLALFLKNKKKKDVLLVPADNFRPAAKKQLETLAKQIDVDIFDSDLSMHPKDIAKAGIEEAKKLHKKIVIIDTAGRLHVDDDLMKQIVEVKNEIASYKPEVMMVADAMTGQEAVNVAKTFHEAIGLTGIVLSKMDSDARGGAALSIRHVTGVPICYISTGEKMKDLELFHPDRLAKRILDMGDVLTLVEKAEEAIDEKEAERMMKKMEKGKFTIGDFMKQMEMMSNLGPMENILKMIPGMGGMLKQVGDLSPAKEEMSRMKVIISSMTNQEKEDYKILKESRINRIAKGSGTSSQQVKDFISKFKQMEKMMSGMMGMFKGGMPSLPGMGGGMPGMGGMPDMRRPKKGKGKGKKRGPWGGGFF, from the coding sequence ATGTTTGATCAGCTCAGTGACAAGTTCTCAGATGCCTTTAAAAATATTTCTGGAAAAGGAAAAATTTCACAGAGCAATATCGAAGATACACTCAAAATAGTGAGAACGGCCCTACTCGAAGCAGATGTTAACTTCAAAGTTGTAAAGTCTTTTATTAACAACGTAAAAGAGAAGTCCCTTGGTGAAAAAGTAATTCGTGGAGTAAACCCTGGTGAGCAATTTATTAAAATTGTTCACGATGAACTGGCCCATGTTATGGGAGAAGAACATCAAGGCCCGAACCTAGATAGAGAAGGAATTCTTCCCTTTTTAATTGTAGGTCTAAACGGGCAAGGAAAAACAACTTTTTCAGGTAAACTTGCTCTTTTTTTAAAAAATAAAAAAAAGAAAGATGTTTTACTCGTACCTGCTGATAATTTTAGACCCGCTGCCAAGAAGCAATTAGAAACATTGGCCAAGCAAATTGATGTTGATATTTTTGACTCTGATCTTTCCATGCATCCTAAAGATATTGCGAAAGCAGGAATTGAAGAGGCGAAAAAATTACATAAAAAAATAGTCATTATTGATACTGCTGGTAGGCTTCATGTTGATGATGATCTCATGAAACAGATTGTAGAAGTTAAAAATGAAATTGCCTCCTACAAACCAGAAGTGATGATGGTGGCAGATGCAATGACCGGACAAGAGGCCGTAAATGTCGCTAAGACTTTTCATGAGGCGATAGGATTAACAGGCATTGTTCTTTCAAAAATGGACTCTGATGCTAGGGGAGGGGCGGCCCTTTCAATTAGACACGTAACAGGTGTTCCAATTTGCTATATTTCTACTGGTGAGAAGATGAAAGATTTAGAGCTCTTTCATCCTGATCGACTTGCAAAAAGAATTCTAGATATGGGAGATGTTCTTACTCTAGTCGAAAAGGCCGAAGAGGCCATTGATGAAAAAGAAGCAGAACGTATGATGAAGAAGATGGAGAAAGGAAAATTCACCATCGGAGATTTCATGAAACAAATGGAGATGATGAGCAATTTAGGGCCCATGGAGAATATTTTAAAAATGATTCCAGGAATGGGTGGAATGCTTAAGCAAGTAGGTGATCTCTCTCCGGCAAAAGAAGAAATGTCTAGAATGAAAGTCATTATTTCATCGATGACTAATCAAGAAAAAGAAGACTATAAAATATTGAAAGAATCTAGAATTAATCGAATTGCAAAAGGCTCAGGAACATCTTCACAGCAAGTTAAGGACTTTATTTCCAAATTTAAGCAAATGGAAAAAATGATGTCCGGCATGATGGGTATGTTTAAAGGAGGTATGCCTTCTTTACCTGGAATGGGGGGAGGAATGCCTGGAATGGGGGGCATGCCTGATATGAGAAGACCTAAAAAAGGAAAAGGCAAAGGAAAGAAAAGAGGCCCATGGGGAGGGGGATTTTTCTAA